tctgtttttcctcttttttttcttttttttttttttcttcccacagtttATTTGGAATTTGGTTCCACAACTAGACTACTCCTTAAGAAACACTTTCTAATTTCAGCCTACACTTGGGCTCTTTTAAACTCTTTTGTTCTTGTGCCAAAATTGTCATTTAGCTCTTCTTTCTACTTGGTATCCAAATtctttgtatgtgtgtatttatagACGGCAGTTGGAGCCTTTTAcctttgtagttttaaaaaacCGAACAAGATGAGTGATTGTTCTCTTCTGGTATGATTTTAATAATCCTCTTCatcaatggggttttttttccccacttaaaaCAGTGTAAAGGTATAGAAGCTAGAATCTGATGCATAGGAAGTACAGCTTTTGGAATGTTTgcataatttctgtttctttgtacCTTTCTGGCAGACTTCAGTGCCAGGGAGAAAACAGACAGCTTGagaggtgttggtttttttttttttttccctaatctaCTCCTTATCTTGTTCTAAttcttaataaaagcaaaatacttaATATTATTTTGTATAATATGTATAATTATTATacatattatattattataattatatattattaaataattcaataattataattataattataatcaataattataattaattataattaaataattaaatacaattCAGTTGCTATTTTCTATAATATTATTCTGTTTACAGAGGAAGACAGTGATGAAATCAAGATTGGGACAGCATGTAAAAATGCAGGCTGTTCAAAAGTAAGTGGTTCAGTTCCACTCTTAAACCCATCTGCTAAACTATTAAGTGTGCAGTTTTGCtttcttgggtggttttttttttgtgtgctacaaATTGATTTGGAAATAGCTCAAAATCCATCAGGCTTAATGAAGGCACATTTGCTAACACACTTTAGTAAGGACAAATGTGGGCTGTTTTGTACTGTGGATGCAGTAAAtctgagattacttttttttttttaaaaagcctgtccTGAACTTCTAATTAGTAAGCTTGCCAAACCCACGATACTGATGTGTATCaacttaatatattaaatatatagtaTTGGTGAGAGGTGGCTTACTGATAACACTTGAATTGCTTTTGATAATCTGTGTATAGGTCAGAAGCATCTGCCGATCTCATCAATTCATGCTTCCTGGCGGAAGGATCcgcaaagaaaatgttttaacacTCCTATCACCAAAAATTAGTATTTATATGACATGGTCATTTAAACTGAAAGTTTTTTACACTGACACCTTTGTGTTGTACAGAATGGGACGGTTGAATGAAAGTAGGTATTCCAGTGGACATCTGGCAGATTTTGCATCTTCTACTGAAACTCTGGTGGGAGGAAAATTTATAGTCTCTTGTTTGTATTAGGAAGAACTGATATGATATTCAGTGGCAGAGTCGTATGTTGTTTAATTTACTTCCTTTTGAGAATCCATGTGTTTTACGAAtgatgaatttaatttattttccagttaaGTACTTGTTTTCTCTGAATATTCAGAGTGTTTTTAAAGATAGATATCTCTGAGGATCGCAAGTGACCTTTATGAGCATAGGTGATGTCACCATTGATGTACGCCATTGAACTAATACAAAGTATGGCTTGTTTGAAGGAGCGCCAGAGAACCTTTCGGGAATGAAGGTTGAATGGTTATTTTGAAAACTAGGGCAAGCCATTAGATTTAGATTATTTACACAAAAGCTTTGTAGCACTTTGTTCAAAGTTTCTGTTGTgagttgtgttttggtttgttttttcctttggtccACGTCCTGTAACAGTAACGCGctttaaatgcttcattttactAGACGTACGAAGGACCACAAAGCGCAGAAGAAGTATGTATATACCATTCTGGTGTACCTATATTCCATGAAGGGTTAGTATTCAgttaccttttaattttttaattcgTCTATTATGTGTTCATGCTTTCTTTGTAGATGTTGCCttcttttcattctgtatttcttcttcagtCAAAAATGGCAATGTTTGAAGAGGGTGTACTAAATAAACAGTAATGTTGCACAAAGGAAGGATCTTAAGTACTCGCAGTAAATAGTGTCCTAAATATTGTTTGTTAATTACTTTGTGAATTTTCAAGGATGAAGTATTGGAGCtgttgtaaaagaaaaacatctgacTTCAATACGTTTTTAGCTCAAGAAGGCTGCACAACAGGAACACATGTATGGACTAAAAAGGATGCGGTAAGTAGCATTAACGCTGCATTTTGTAGCTGGCCATTCCGAATTTTTGAATACTGAAATGTAGTTAGTAGCTTGATTGAGTTATTACTGTAGTTGAGATCTGTTACAGATCACTATCTCTGAAATAATACAGAGGATATTACGCACAGCATGACAACAGAGAAATGGCATTGGAAGTCATCTGCGGTAGAAATATACTTGTAATAGAGTACAACCTTTCTTTTTAGTGATACGTATAGTATCACTGTTCTATAGTACAAGTGGTTTTGgcaaattcaggaaaaaaaatagcagtcttttctgctttgttagTTAAGAAAGTCTGTGGTATTCCATATACAACATATTCCATATGTAatcctttaaaatataattattagaAGTCTCTCCTCCCCCAAAGATCATGAAGAGAGCAGCCATACACGTGCTTGCCGTTTCATGCAGAGTTGTGTTGTTTAGGGAGGCATGGCAGGGTAGATAAGGTCGATGAGGTTCCACACCTGCAGGTTAAAGGGTCTCTTTCTGTCTACTTTGAATACGGTTTACACGCCTGAATATTTTTCTGGTCTGAATCTAATtcagtgttttggtttggctACCGGTATAACAAATAGGGAGAGAGCATCTGTGTAGTTTGTAGGTATTGTATTGCAATGTCAGGAACAAACTGTAGGATTACAAGGTGAAAACGATTTCTATTCAAGATTTAAAAAGATTCTTAGAGAATATTATAGAATGTAATAATGGAACTGAGCACTTCAAAAACATTAGCTGCTCACGTGTTGGATGCAGTTGAACACAAAATTCTTGTTACAAATATATTGTCTATTGCTGAGGCAAAATAAGTTTGATACCGCAAACATTAGTAacatttaacagaagaaaattaagttatATTATGGAAAGCATAGTTCTTCTAACTTATTCTGTAACAGTTAGTTCACAAGTCCTTCTTTTTAATCATGGAATTGCTGCTTGCTCAAAGCGCTTTGTGGTTAAGAAGTATTTTCAAGGAcagaaagggattaaaaaaaaaaaaaagctgaagttgtaAGCCTCAAGCAGGAGAGTGTTCTTGTAAAGAATTTACCCAGATGTTCAAACTATGTATACATTAAATGTGTGTATATTGAGATAATGGGCTTCTAGCTAACAGGGGTTTTTTGAGTTTaccttttgttgttcttttgggtttttttcactctttatttttcctgtgtcgCAGAACAGAGAGTAATACTACATTTTTTGGAGCAATGTGAAAGTTTCTTGGAGTcatggctttctttttctttgttcagttCCTTTCTACTATGGTCTGGATAACTGTAGTCTTGGAAAGGAAGTTAACCCAAGGAGtaacttttggggttttggttgtttgtgggttttttgtttgttttgtttttctatcaCAATATCTGAGTTTCTTACTGTAATCTGTGTTATAAGCCTTGATTTTTCTAATGTTTGCCAGGGACCAGTAGCTGAAATGCTTAGTAAAAAAAAGATATAAGTAGAGTCTTGCGATCTCCTGTGAACATGAAATATAGTCCTTTATTAGCTATGGTTATTGGCTATTAAAATAGTCCTGGGCTTTTATTCTGACTAATCTTGTAAAAATGCTCCTGAATgcaattttaagtctttttttttccgtaactttttttcctttatataggGAAAGAAAGTAGTTCCATGCAGGCATGATTGGCACCAGACGGGAGGAGAAGTGACTATTTCTGTATATGCTAAAAACTCTGTTCCTGATCTGAGCTACGTAGAAGCAAATAGCACAATGGTGAGTATCTACcttaagatttaattttatttttttttattcttacaacAGCTTGAAGTtaggaaaatctgttttctgctaTATTTTCAAGGCAGAGGTAGCAAAAGAGTCTTTTTTGAGTAATAGCTTTTTCTTGGCTTTCGTGTTTGTTCAAGTATgtatagccttttttttcccttctgtttggaCGACTGtactttggggattttttaaaagctgcaataTAATAtgtcaaaaaaaatctttagtttgACTTTCACAATTAAAAACCAAGTGTGATGGTTTTGCATCACTGTATGTGTAAATAATTATAGATTTGTAATTTAATTGTATTTGGCTTAATGTAATTTAATATTGTTGGTCACAGTATGCTGTTTCATAGCTACTGATATTAAACAAGTGTTAAAATGCTTCTCTGATTTCTTAGTCACACATTTGGAGAAAATGATACAGCTTTCAGGATGTATGGCCACTATTGACTATGATACTGTATCAGAATCTATTAGAATagatttttcacttctgtgtCCGAGGCACTGTTGGACCACTTTGCTCATTGTAGGATCTGAGTCCTAACGTGATTATATTCTGCTTAAACATACTTGAGGTGTCAAATGTTTCATTAGCCTGACAAAATGTTCTGTTGTTTCTTCCCGTCAAGTTAAATATCCATATTGTatttgaaggagaaaaggaatTTCATCGCAGTGTGAAATTATGGGGAGTAAGtataagaataatttttctatttaaaaaaaaaaaaaaacaaacccacaacacaacCCCTCGGcttcctgtttttcaaaacagtttctttttcctcattaCCCTGGTTATTGAAAGATACTCAGTTGCATGTCATTCAGTAATCTACATATAAATAGGAGTCTAATGCCATAAGTGATCAGGTATAACCTCATAGTTgacactgctttgagcagaaggtgaCCTCTTGAGGTCCTTTCTGTCCCAGTTTGTCCTAATATCCCAACACCATGGTAGTGGTGTTGCAGAAAACACTTGACGCTGTGTAATTGCATGCTTACGTATGTGTTAGACCAACATTTACGTTACGTACGCGCAGCATATGTTCATAGGTTGGGAATGGGAGAGGGCTGACTTTTCCAGATAACAGAGGGAGCTCCCATCTACCTAAACATCTACTAAAATTTAGTGACAGGATGCTTTTCTTACCTTCATTCCCAAATATCTAGCAGTCCGTTTCTTAAACTGAAGTGTGAAATATGTTTTCTGTTCTAGGTAATCGATGTAAAAAGGAGTTATGTGAACATGACGGCTACAAAGATTGAGCTTACTATGAGAAAAGCAGAGCCCCTATTATGGGCAAGTCTTGAATTACCGGTATccaacacacaagaaaaaaaagagaattcagaTCAATAATGATTCCAAGAGACAAGTTATTTCCCCATTATGAAGTGGTGACTTGCTACTGTAATCAAATATTTAACTTTTatatagattctttttttttttttaatgctagatCATATGTTCCATGCTACAAAGAAATTTGATGCACAGTAAACAGGGGTGTAAACTTGAAGGGTAATAGCCGTTTCTGCTCTTGCTCCCAGGAGTATATTTATTCTAGTTGGAGTGTCTCGGTGGGGATTTGGAGTAAAAGAGCTATTGCCCTTTACTTGCACCCTTCCCTACCATGCACTGACTATCCAAATAGATGTGTTCTCAGTCCACTGTGTGTGTTAATTTGTCAAGTGTTCGGTTTAGACTGGATCTACTGGGTAGCACGTTAAATTCATCACTGTTCcttatgaatcatagaatcagaatggtttaggttggaagggaccttaaagattatctagttccaacccccgtgccgtgggcagggacacctcccactagaccaggttgcagtaaagaatttctttgtaatatctgatctaaatctccgctctttcagtttaaaatcactacccctcgtcctgttgcgacactccctgataaagagcccctccccacctgtaggcccccttcaggtactggaaggccactagaaggtctccccggagccttcccttctccaggctgaacaaccccaactctctcagcctgtcctcacagcagaggggctccagcccgctgagcatcttcgtggccctctgctggacccattccaacaggtccatgtgtttcctgtgctgagggccccagagctggacgcagtactgcaggtggggtttcacagagcagagtagaggggcagaatcacctccctcgacctgctggccatgatttttttgatacagcccaggctacagttggctttctgagctgcaagcgcacattgttggctcacgtccagtttttcatccaccaccatccccaagtccctctcctcagggctgctctcaatcaaaTCAAACGAAGCATACAATAATACAGATACAAAAATCTGAGTTTTTGAAGCAATTAGAATACAATTTTACATCTAGAATAAAAAAAGCACATCAACATAAATCCAAAAGAACACTTGTAGActtgctttttttgtcttctgaaactaAGGTTCGTTTCAATACCTGTTGGCTGTGGAGGGATGGAATAAACGGTATTTTGCTAAGGATTTCAGTACTTGCTGACTCTTCTGCTGTCTTTCATGTATAAAAGCAAGAGAtcagataaataaaaacaaacttgGCAAGAgggaatttattattttttttttactcctgcaCCTTTGGTATGTGAATTGTTAAATATAAAAGTGAATGGGAAAGTATGTTCTGTCCTGTTCTACAACATTCAAAATTATCAGTCTTTTTTCGGAGTAGGTGGATATGTGTAGTAGAAGACGACAGTACACACTGTAGGTGTCTCAGGAAAACTATTTCCATGTAGATACACGTAGCTCTCGTTGCTGAGGATGGTGATATAAGAACTAAATTTGTCTACAGGACAAATATTAGGAGAAACAAACAACAAGCTTTAAAATGTCCAGCTCAAATCACAATTGTAcctttgaattaaaatattttttaaatattgtttcttttgaaCAGCATAACCAAAGCGCTGTAATTAGAAACCAAgaccttattttttgttttcagttctccATCAGTAAAGATTTGTGGCTGAAAACAGGATAAAGATGAGACTTTTATCCAAGCAGCAATTCACGCAGTaatattgctttctctttctgcttgaAATAGTTTCTTAATTTTGGGttgcagctggaaggaaaaaaaaaaaaaagtttttgtataAAAGTCATGCAAAAGCTACACCATTATTTATTGTGCCAAAATTTACATATGTAAACAAGCGATCCTGCAGACTGTTGGAAAGCGTGGATGCTCATCTTTCTACCTTTGCAGACCTGGAATAACGCCAAGAGAAACACAGGGCGTAGTAAAGGCGTTCTGACGTCAAACAGGGATTTCTAAGAATCTCACTGTTACCCAACAGGTAGAATTTGACTTGAGCTCAGAGTTCTGTCTCTAGCACTACTTGAAATCCTACTTCAGGCTTTAAATAGTAGGAAATATGTTACCAAAGAAACCAAACACCAAGAAAGTAACAGCGGTGCCGTATGCATGAAATTTGTTTTGGTGCTTCTTTGCCTTGATTTCAAGATCCTGTTTCCTCAGTGACTTGCAGGGTGCGGGGTTGCTTACTCCCTTGGGCCCCTAATAGAAGTTCCAGCCCTAAGTTCTGCCTAAAAGATTCTGTTAACCTCTAATAATGccttcttgttctctttttttttttcttttttaaatgaatttgaaaatgtCAGGTGCTGTGAAGTCATAGGGTACAAGCTTACAAAAATGTATGCCTGCAAATGGACCTCTAAAAATGGAACTCCAAAATGCTCCCTGATGTGCTCTGAACCAACACGTGGAGCTCTTATTAGTCCAGTTCTGAGAACAATCCCTTCGGTGGATGAAGAATTCTAGGGAGCTGTAGCTAGGAGCGTGCCATCTGTGGTTTGATGTGCCGGACTCAGACAGCGAAATGAGCAGTGTTCAAGTGACAGGGTAAAGTTCTTATTCGACAAGCAAGTTCAAACGTGTGTCTATCCATATTGATATATAAATACCCTAAATAGATCAGTTTATTTGCATGTCGCAGGCTTACATCACATAACATCCCTTTTAAAGAACTACAAGGGAAATGGAATTTCTTGGGAAAAGAGAATTTCTGTGTTTAAGCAGGTCATATTCTCCCTTTTTTATGCTACACGTGAAATGGAGAGAAATCTGCTGTTAATGCTGCCGGCTTTGGCAGCCCGTAACTATTTGTTACACTCTTTTAATGTACATTCTGCTGGTAGCTGAGTCAACTTGGTCACAAGCGCAGTGTGCCCTCagtttggcttttgctttttattcattCCTCCTACTGTTTTTCCCGTTGTTCGTActttcagcagaaaattaaagATACTGCAAGAGTTCCATAAGGACTTTTCTCCATCAGTGACAACAAACTCACTTTTTAAATTCAGCTGcttaaaaaagcaaggaaacaaaaaaaaacaaccagctttGATCAGGCAAGGTGGGGTCAGTTTTACAAATAACAGCCCGGTTTTCTATGGCCTGTGatggttttgaaaataaaaggataaaCTTTCAGACTGCCATAAATCTTTTGTTTAACTGTATTAATTCTTAGCAGCCTTTTGTGGCGCATAGAAGGTGTCTGCATCCATCATCAAGCTGTAAAAGCTGTCGCACTCACTGAATTTGAGTGCTTGGAGCAGTTGCGCGGAGTGGTCTTCAGCACACGGATGTTTGATCCTGGTACGTCCTGAACTGACACTTTGACACCGATAGCGGGAGCAAAAGTGGAATTTTGATTTGGCTGTAACTTTTATTAGTAAGCgtgaagagaagaggaaagcaacTGTAGTACCAAACCAATCTCAGTACTTCTCAAAAGCAACAGTTGGAAACCAAGCTGAGCAATTTTTCATCACTGCGGCTTTCAGCTGTCTGATATtagtgaaattaaataataaagtGCGAACAAGTACGTACTGGAATACTTACTGTtaaatttatcctttttttcatgttttcagaagTTGTGCTGTATTTAACAAGTGGGTTAACTTGCTCCAGGCtagttatatttttataattaataagTCTTTAAAAGCTGTAGTGGGTTTACATGTCTCAGAACTTCCTTCACGATCCCTTTTGAGATACTGGGGGGGATACAAATCTGTGAGAGAAATCTTAACCTTTTCCATCACGTGTAAGCCCGTTTTGCTGCCTAGCGTTGTATGTCGTAGCTCTACCAACATTTCTCGGAGGAGCTGGAATTTCTCTTTAATGTTAATATACTGTTAAGCACTGGGCTGCTCAGCTACTCTGACCCTTAGGTTTTACATGACACTGATGTCACttgacaaaaaaaatcttccattggATGATCTTCTGGAACAGGTACATTATCAAGTCACCATTTCAGTAGTCTAGGGGCTACTTTCAATAGGAATTTtgccttgaaaagaaaaaaaaatctacttattCTACGCAACGATGCATTTTTTGCTTGAATTCTTTAAACATGGCATGAGTATCGGTTACACGCTGTACCTCTTGAGCGTTGGTCTTTCCCTATTGCTActaaaatttttttgtttatctCCGTTCAGGAACGAGATCCTTTTTAAAGTAATGAGTTACGTGTCTGGAACACTGTTTTAAGGTGGTAATAATTTTGCCATTAAAGAGAGTCTTGAATTACAGTTGAAGGGGGGAAATGTCTTTTTTGCATGGTCGGTTGATTCTGCACATTGATAAAACTTATATGCAGAAATTAATCTCATGTCTTCATGCTgtagtttttttctaaatgtccTCAATAAAATTCTTATTACATGCTGgttgcatttggggtttttttgacttctTTTGTTACGGGAGAGGACTTCCCTTTGGATTTGCAACGCAGTTGGTAAAGGGAGACTCTGTggtgaaggggtttttttcccccactccaTAGGTGAGGTTTGCAGTGATTTGAATCAAACTGGGGACCTGCCTCATTCATGGAAATTGTTCTGACCAAGAATTTTGAGCTGCCACAAAGTTATTGGAATAATTCCAAATGCAATGTTTGGGCTGTCTCtaagaatcacacagaatcacagaatgatggaggttggaagagacctctggagatcacctagtccaaccctgcTGGCAAAGCAGGTCCACCTAGAGCAGAGTGCACAGGagcgcgtccaggtgggtttggaatgtctccagagacggagactccaccacctctctgggcagcctgtgccagggctctgccacgttcaaagtaaagaagttcctcctcatgttgagatggaacttcctatgctcaagaaTGCTGAGGGTACTGTAGCTctgatgctctttttttctattttcttggtttttttgggaaaaaaccTCTGGCATTCCCaccacagagagaaaaaggaCTCGCTTCTTGGGGCCTGACATTTTCTGTGGTAATGAAAGCTTTGTATTTTCTCAAAGCTTGGGTAGATGTCTTAACCAAAGATAACAAAGATGCTGTCACAGACATTATAAACTAATCCCCAGTTACTGTGCCAGAGGACTGTTAGCCCGGCAAATCCAGTTTCTCTTGAGTTTATCTGCAAAATGCAGGGTCGGTGTTCGGGAGAGGGGTGTTACCAGTAAGGACGGGCGGGCAGAGTGCAGTGCTTAACACTTCTCTGTAGGGAGATTTCAACTCGCGTTCATAAATTCAACATTTTCCTGTTGAACTGATGAACGTTTCGTTTCCTGAGACAGTGTTGGCATGACCAGGAGTGAAGAACCACTGTACGTGACCACCATCATCTGCACATTGGTAGTCAGTCCCGTGAGCCTACAAGGACAAGGGCTGGAGGAACAGGTACCTGGGATCTGGAGATACGTGAAGTGCATCAATGTGTTTTTCTTCAGCTGAACTGACCAACCTGTATGAGGATTTGGTTATGGCTGTCCAGAAATTTCGCAGGTTGTTTTTTTGCAGCCCGTGGACTGCTAGttgggaggggattctgcccctctgcttccctctggtgagaccccacctgcagtattgcgtccagctttggagtcttcagcacaaggacacagagctgctggagtgcggccagaggaggccccggagatgctgggagggctggagcccctctgctgggaggacaggctgagagagctggggttgttcagcctggagaagagaaggctccaggcaaaccttatagtggccttccagtatctgaagggcctacaaaaaagctggagagggacattttacaagggcatgtagtgataggacgaggggtaatggcttcagacttgaagagggtagatttagaggagatatcaggaggaaattcttggctgtgagggcggtgagcccctggcccaggttgcccagagaagctgtggctgccccatccctggaggggttcaaggccaggttggccggggcttggagcaagctgggctggtgggaggtgtccctgcccagggcaggggggttggaaataaatcatctttaaggtcccttccaacctaaaccattctatgattctgtgggaGAAGGAGTTTCATCCTCttgaatgaaacatttttgtttcatactGGAAACAAGTATATGAAAAATTAGTTCCTggttaaatattaataaaagccTCATTGCAATAAAAGTCATTCAAAGCaagctggaggcagagctggcaCCTTGCAACcatctatgaaatatttttagcccCAAACCCTTGTTCTCTGGAATGTGTTTTAAATCTATGATAAATATTGACGGTGAGATGTTTATTGCTGGATTCAATGCTTGGGAGAAAACTACCTTAATGTGATTCTAGCCTAATATGCTTAACCGGATTTGTTCTTCCTTTATTGAAAATCAGACTCACGAATAAGAGGCAGAGCTGATACTGTGCGCTTCTACACCGCAAgggacttggggtttttttaagggaatgCCTTGTAATCAAGTTATATTGTTGTATACATAAATACTAACCCAAACTTTAAATGTTCTGCCTTCATCTGTGAAAGCAGTTAACATTTGGAGTGTCTACTCCTGAGCTTTAGAAGATTGCTTGTTCTCCTCTTTAACCAAGATAATGATTAAATATATCAACtacaggtctttaaaaaaaaaaattgcttgaaagCAGAAGTATTTTATCCCGTGGTGGTGTCATTCAGAGGGTAAGAGCAGCATCTACAGAGAAGAGCTGCTGCAGTGACCACATTATTCccaaggaaaacagcagcaggatgAGATTCTGGAAGAGACTGAAAGTCAGCGGAGGACTTTCTGTGCCTCCTGGGCGACGCTGTAGAAACCTtccaggaggcagagctggaacCTCCAGGCGATGCGGCATCAAAATAGCTGGGGacctcctctctgcagctggtAGGAATAGGATCTACTCAGCATGgcccatttttttctctctcttactctAAATTCCTCTGTTTTCGTTCATGGGATTTTAGCATACACCATTAAGAGTGCCACTAAGAGAAATGAATGATGGTGAACGTCATGGACCTTGCCACGGCAATGCAGAGAGGACAACAccaattaaattaaatacagaaacCTTGGCTGTTCTCTTCCGAGCCAAGCCAAAGCGCTGCGCTCCTCACCGAGCAACGCCTGCCACACAGAAATTGTCCCTAGGGAAACCAGTAGGAGCTGAGTTTAGCGAGCAGCCTTTTTTATGGCAAAAGACGGTTTCCGTTACACCACTGGGACTAAAAGCAACTCCGATCCAGTCAGAGCGGCCACCGTTTAACCCTGTGATTTAGCTGCAAGTCTGTGGTGTGTTAGAGTTGGGCTCTAAGTCCGATTCAGCCGTTGCTTCTGTTAATCAGCGTCAGCAGGAGGAACTTAGAAGGCCTAAATGGTTTAGGAGCCTGTCCCATTAATCACTCTGTACAGTTATAACCCACGAAGTTGAGGCAGCTCCTCTCAGTGTCAGCACGG
Above is a window of Larus michahellis chromosome 1, bLarMic1.1, whole genome shotgun sequence DNA encoding:
- the CHORDC1 gene encoding cysteine and histidine-rich domain-containing protein 1; this encodes MSLLCYNRGCGQRFDPETNTEDSCTYHPGVPVFHDALKGWSCCKRRTTDFSDFLSIVGCTKGPHNSEKPPEPVKPEVKTTSERKELAELKPKFQEHIIQAPKPLETIKRPSPDEPMTNLQLKVSASLKQALDKLKLSSENEEKKEEDSDEIKIGTACKNAGCSKTYEGPQSAEEVCIYHSGVPIFHEGMKYWSCCKRKTSDFNTFLAQEGCTTGTHVWTKKDAGKKVVPCRHDWHQTGGEVTISVYAKNSVPDLSYVEANSTMLNIHIVFEGEKEFHRSVKLWGVIDVKRSYVNMTATKIELTMRKAEPLLWASLELPVSNTQEKKENSDQ